Within Massilia endophytica, the genomic segment AGCGGCGAGATCACGGCGGACGGGCAGCTCATTACCGGCCCCGGTCCCGAGCGCGGCATGGTCTTCCAGGAATACGCCCTCTTCCCATGGATGACGGTCGAGAAGAACATCGCCTTCGGCCTGGAAGTGAAAGGCATGCCGAAAGCGCAGATCGAGCAGACGGTCGCGCAGCTGCTGCAGATGCTCTCCCTGAGCGACTTCCGCAACCGCTACCCGAAGGACCTCTCCGGCGGCATGCGCCAGCGCGTGGCGATTGCGCGGGTGCTGGCGCTCGACTCGCCCATCATGCTGATGGACGAACCGTTTGGCGCGCTGGACGCCCTCACCCGGCGCAACCTGCAGGACGAGTTGCTGCGCATCTGGTCGGAGCTGAAGAAGACCATCATCTTCGTCACGCACAGCATCGAGGAAGCCGTCTACCTGGCCGACCGCATTGTGGTGATGACCTACCGTCCCGGCACGGTCAAGCGCGACATGATGGTCGAGCTCCCGCGCCTGCGCGACCCGGCGGCGGCCGAATTCAACGCCCTCAAGCGCGAACTCGGCATGCTCGTAATGGAAGAACAGCAGCGCCACCACAACGACGAACTCCGCCTCGCCGCCGTCGACTAACCACCGCCGAGCCCGTGTCCACTTCTGGTGCCAGGGAAGATTTTTGGACACGAGCTCTGCGCTAGCCCGCTCGCGGCCCAGCTCGTGTCCACTTTTCTTCCCTGGCACCAGAAGTGGACACGGGCTGTGCAGTAGAATCGGTTTATGCGCGTTAGAAAGCTCCTGTTATTGCTGCCGGTTGGGATGGCTGCGGCCTGCATTATTGCGGGCGCC encodes:
- a CDS encoding ABC transporter ATP-binding protein yields the protein MSATHINVKGVNKVFKTDSREVIALKDINLEIPQGQFVCLLGPSGCGKSTLLNAIAGFSLPSSGEITADGQLITGPGPERGMVFQEYALFPWMTVEKNIAFGLEVKGMPKAQIEQTVAQLLQMLSLSDFRNRYPKDLSGGMRQRVAIARVLALDSPIMLMDEPFGALDALTRRNLQDELLRIWSELKKTIIFVTHSIEEAVYLADRIVVMTYRPGTVKRDMMVELPRLRDPAAAEFNALKRELGMLVMEEQQRHHNDELRLAAVD